From a single Sphingobium lignivorans genomic region:
- a CDS encoding VOC family protein translates to MPASVNDLHYVALAVPDLAAERAFFGETWGLTEVGEQDGKVYFAAEGSPHPFVIRLRQDDERKTDLIGFSASSRADVDALFAQVQAAGSKIISQPGAADGPAGGYAFRFFDPDGRAIEVICDTNQRAHRRLAKGEAIPTGLSHIVLHTPDPAKLVAFYEAALGFRLTDWIGTFMAFLRCNPVHHRLAILPGPPALNHVAFDVSSVDEMMRGLARMHEKGITLSWGPGRHTAGNNTFTYYLTPNGNAVEYTSDLEEVDEASWQPTVYEFSPSITDQWGTGRIIPGNVPHAEMTPDKGLWQVPA, encoded by the coding sequence ATGCCCGCGTCGGTCAACGATCTTCATTATGTCGCACTGGCGGTGCCCGATCTGGCGGCCGAGCGGGCGTTCTTCGGCGAGACCTGGGGGCTGACGGAAGTCGGCGAGCAGGATGGCAAGGTCTATTTCGCGGCGGAGGGATCGCCGCATCCTTTCGTCATTCGCCTGCGCCAGGACGATGAGCGCAAGACTGACCTGATCGGCTTTTCCGCAAGTTCGCGGGCCGATGTCGATGCCCTCTTCGCACAGGTGCAGGCGGCGGGAAGCAAGATCATCTCGCAGCCCGGCGCGGCGGACGGCCCGGCGGGGGGCTATGCCTTCCGCTTTTTCGATCCGGACGGCCGCGCGATCGAAGTGATCTGCGATACCAACCAGCGCGCCCACCGCAGGCTCGCCAAGGGCGAGGCGATCCCGACCGGGCTCAGCCACATCGTGCTGCATACGCCCGACCCGGCCAAGCTGGTGGCCTTCTACGAAGCGGCGCTCGGCTTCCGGCTGACCGACTGGATCGGCACGTTCATGGCCTTCCTGCGCTGCAATCCGGTTCATCACCGGCTCGCGATCCTGCCCGGGCCGCCGGCGCTCAACCATGTCGCTTTCGATGTCTCCTCGGTGGACGAGATGATGCGCGGCCTTGCCCGCATGCATGAGAAGGGCATCACGCTCTCCTGGGGGCCGGGCCGTCACACGGCCGGCAACAACACCTTCACTTATTATCTGACGCCGAACGGCAATGCCGTCGAATATACGTCCGATCTCGAGGAAGTGGACGAGGCGAGCTGGCAGCCGACCGTCTATGAATTCAGCCCGAGCATCACCGATCAATGGGGCACCGGCCGCATCATTCCGGGCAATGTGCCGCATGCCGAGATGACGCCTGACAAGGGCCTGTGGCAGGTGCCCGCATGA
- a CDS encoding TonB-dependent receptor, translating to MKGMLLSSAAAGVFFCAVPATAQSDAAPPAEEGQGLEEIIVTAQRVQESSQRAPLALDVVNPAELLRQNVVRAEDLSRTSPALASSGGGGPTTVFFVRGVGNATVNAYSDPAIAFNYDGVYIGRPSSTSGMFYDLQRVEVLKGPQGTLYGRNATGGAINVIPARPKLGETSGQVMLGYGNYDWLTGQAALNLPVGDNAAIRVAGMMSNRDGFLSDGTGKQREYAFRGQLLVEATPALTLRLGVDYAHQGGSGASGFYLGAVNPTFGPTGFAGYSYVPTGFDRTQGLLDPRSNALLGSRFVGQVGRTGAVVDGRPYNDNNYWGVTAELNYETAAGTLTVQPAYREGKLDYTFNGVFRGGGVKETDKQTSVEARWAGNVGPAIDYLVGGMYFDENIDVPFAYYNQSTLTPYQSFTTATESWAGFGKLTVRPVEKLSLTAAGRYTSDKKRFDGLSQVYIVFCGNPAPPQDFCPTLPFTPLAGSAAELEEFYTSRGIPVTPVPLYALPPVAGGSQTAPFVLRSPIAINAGLTNEKFTYRLAAQYDFTPRSMVYASFETGYHAGGFSFARGVESYEPETIKAYTIGSKNRFLGNRLQVNVEGFIWKYKNQQYSQFGYDLGNPPSTVFLTRNIGDSTIQGIDLDVEFLATRNTLLSASVQYLDTEYDSFVYFAPNQGLPPNTTCAFAPTTQTTPGGATLNVFRVDCSGKQAFNSPEWSFNLDAQQTIPLGAYKLMLQGGTRYRSESYSSADYLPYLRSEAAFVSNASITLSSADDRWFASLYVFNIEDNQRLVGGTANSAGLISASAEQPRTWGVRVGGKF from the coding sequence ATGAAGGGGATGCTGCTATCCTCCGCTGCGGCGGGGGTCTTCTTTTGTGCCGTGCCTGCAACGGCGCAATCCGATGCCGCGCCACCCGCCGAGGAAGGCCAGGGACTCGAGGAAATCATCGTCACCGCGCAGCGCGTGCAGGAGAGCAGCCAGCGCGCGCCTCTCGCGCTTGATGTCGTCAATCCCGCCGAGCTGTTGCGCCAGAATGTCGTGCGTGCGGAGGATCTGTCCCGCACCTCGCCGGCGCTGGCGTCCAGCGGCGGCGGCGGGCCGACCACGGTCTTCTTCGTGCGCGGCGTCGGCAATGCGACGGTCAATGCTTATTCGGATCCCGCCATCGCCTTCAATTATGACGGCGTCTATATCGGCCGGCCCTCGTCGACATCGGGGATGTTCTACGATCTCCAGCGCGTCGAAGTGCTCAAGGGGCCGCAGGGCACGCTTTATGGCCGCAATGCTACGGGCGGCGCCATCAACGTGATCCCGGCGCGGCCGAAGCTTGGCGAGACCTCGGGCCAAGTGATGCTCGGCTATGGTAATTACGACTGGCTGACTGGCCAGGCCGCGCTCAACCTGCCGGTCGGCGACAATGCGGCGATCCGTGTCGCGGGCATGATGTCGAACCGCGACGGCTTTCTGAGCGACGGGACCGGCAAGCAGCGCGAATATGCGTTTCGCGGGCAGCTTCTGGTCGAGGCGACGCCCGCGCTGACCCTGCGCCTGGGGGTCGACTATGCGCATCAGGGCGGGAGCGGGGCCTCTGGCTTCTATCTCGGGGCAGTCAACCCGACCTTCGGCCCGACCGGCTTTGCGGGCTACAGCTATGTGCCGACCGGTTTCGACCGCACGCAGGGCCTGCTCGATCCGCGCTCCAATGCCTTGCTGGGCAGCCGCTTCGTCGGGCAGGTCGGCCGCACGGGCGCCGTCGTCGATGGCCGCCCGTACAATGACAATAATTATTGGGGCGTCACGGCCGAGCTCAATTACGAGACGGCGGCGGGCACGCTCACGGTCCAGCCGGCCTATCGCGAGGGCAAGCTCGATTATACCTTCAACGGGGTGTTTCGTGGCGGCGGCGTGAAGGAGACGGACAAGCAGACCAGTGTCGAGGCGCGCTGGGCCGGCAATGTCGGGCCCGCGATCGACTATCTCGTCGGCGGCATGTATTTCGACGAGAATATCGACGTCCCGTTCGCTTATTATAACCAGTCGACCCTGACGCCCTATCAGAGCTTCACGACCGCGACCGAGAGCTGGGCCGGCTTCGGCAAGCTCACCGTGCGCCCGGTGGAGAAGCTCAGCCTGACGGCGGCCGGGCGCTATACGTCGGACAAGAAGCGGTTCGATGGCCTGTCGCAGGTCTATATCGTCTTCTGCGGCAATCCCGCACCGCCGCAGGATTTTTGCCCGACGCTTCCGTTCACGCCGCTCGCCGGCAGCGCGGCGGAACTGGAGGAATTCTACACCTCGCGTGGCATTCCCGTGACGCCCGTGCCGCTCTACGCGCTGCCCCCGGTGGCGGGCGGATCGCAGACGGCGCCGTTCGTGCTGCGCTCGCCGATCGCGATCAATGCCGGGCTGACCAACGAGAAATTCACTTATCGGCTCGCGGCGCAATATGATTTCACACCGCGCAGCATGGTCTATGCGAGCTTCGAGACCGGCTATCATGCCGGCGGCTTTTCCTTCGCGCGCGGCGTGGAAAGCTACGAGCCCGAGACGATCAAGGCCTATACCATCGGCAGCAAGAACCGCTTCCTGGGCAACCGGCTGCAGGTCAATGTCGAGGGGTTCATCTGGAAGTACAAGAACCAGCAATACAGCCAGTTCGGCTATGATCTGGGCAACCCGCCCTCGACCGTCTTCCTGACCCGCAACATCGGCGACAGCACCATCCAGGGCATCGATCTTGATGTCGAGTTCCTCGCCACGCGCAACACCCTGCTGTCGGCCAGCGTGCAGTATCTCGACACCGAATATGACAGCTTCGTCTATTTCGCGCCGAACCAGGGACTGCCGCCCAACACGACCTGCGCCTTTGCGCCCACCACCCAGACGACGCCGGGCGGCGCGACGCTCAACGTGTTCCGCGTCGACTGCTCGGGCAAGCAGGCCTTCAATTCGCCGGAATGGTCGTTCAATCTCGACGCGCAGCAGACGATCCCGCTCGGCGCCTACAAGCTGATGCTGCAGGGCGGGACGCGCTACCGCAGCGAGAGCTACTCCTCGGCGGACTATCTGCCCTATCTCCGCTCCGAGGCGGCGTTCGTGAGCAATGCCTCGATCACGCTGTCGAGCGCGGATGATCGCTGGTTCGCCAGCCTCTATGTCTTCAACATCGAGGACAATCAGCGGCTGGTGGGCGGCACGGCCAATTCGGCCGGGCTCATCTCGGCCTCGGCCGAGCAGCCGCGCACCTGGGGCGTGCGCGTCGGGGGCAAGTTCTAG
- a CDS encoding SDR family oxidoreductase: MAAGQAVIGVSGATGQLGEMIVRTLRAQYPDIPVVALVRDLAKGAPLAAIGAELRHFDYDEPGTLAPALAGIDKLLLISGNAVGERERQHRAVIEAAKEAGVGLIAYTSVLRASETSLPIAAEHKATEAILKEVGVPHVLLRHGWYCENYLFRIQAAVDHGTLPTCAGDGLISAAPRADFAQGAVAVLTSREDQAGKVYELAGSTSFTFDDLAAEATRLSGRPVTCVQLSKPAFEAALVEIGTPPFVAALIAKSDMGACDGGLFDESRTLEKLIGRPTTPMSEVMAHTLRP, from the coding sequence ATGGCGGCAGGACAGGCGGTGATTGGCGTTTCCGGGGCGACGGGGCAGCTCGGGGAGATGATCGTGCGGACGCTTCGCGCGCAGTATCCGGACATACCCGTCGTCGCGCTGGTCCGCGATCTCGCCAAGGGCGCCCCGCTCGCCGCGATCGGGGCCGAACTGCGCCATTTCGATTATGATGAGCCCGGGACGCTGGCGCCGGCTCTCGCGGGGATCGACAAGCTGCTGCTCATCTCGGGCAATGCCGTGGGCGAACGGGAGCGGCAGCATCGCGCGGTCATCGAGGCGGCCAAGGAGGCAGGCGTGGGCCTGATCGCCTATACCAGCGTCCTGCGCGCGTCCGAGACGTCCCTCCCGATCGCGGCCGAACATAAGGCGACCGAAGCGATCCTGAAGGAAGTGGGCGTGCCGCATGTGCTGCTGCGGCATGGCTGGTATTGCGAGAATTACCTGTTCCGGATCCAGGCGGCCGTGGACCATGGAACGCTGCCCACCTGTGCCGGCGACGGCCTGATCTCCGCCGCCCCGCGCGCGGACTTCGCGCAGGGGGCGGTGGCCGTCCTCACGTCCCGCGAGGATCAGGCCGGCAAGGTCTACGAACTGGCCGGCAGCACCAGCTTCACCTTCGACGATCTCGCTGCCGAGGCGACGCGCCTGAGCGGCCGTCCGGTCACCTGCGTGCAATTGTCAAAGCCGGCGTTCGAGGCCGCGCTGGTGGAGATCGGCACACCGCCCTTCGTCGCCGCGCTGATCGCGAAATCGGACATGGGCGCGTGCGACGGCGGTCTGTTCGACGAAAGTCGGACGCTGGAGAAGCTGATCGGCCGCCCCACCACGCCGATGAGCGAGGTCATGGCGCACACCCTGCGGCCCTGA
- a CDS encoding DUF3237 domain-containing protein, whose translation MRKAVFTVMAGLLAAQAQLLQAQAPEAPAPRLEFAFEEIVLLGEAMAPGETPYGRRNIIPITGGTFEGPGIKGTIVPGGWDWQLVRADGCIDVKADYMLRTDDGVIINVVNTGALCPPKAGEAPVPARTSPRFEAPLGKYAWLNRTAFIGTLERATGPKGEPAVRIRFYKAI comes from the coding sequence ATGCGGAAGGCGGTTTTCACGGTCATGGCGGGGCTGTTGGCGGCACAGGCACAGCTACTACAGGCGCAGGCACCGGAGGCGCCGGCGCCGCGTCTCGAATTTGCTTTCGAGGAGATCGTCCTGCTTGGCGAGGCGATGGCGCCGGGTGAGACGCCTTATGGTCGGCGCAACATCATCCCCATCACGGGCGGCACGTTCGAGGGGCCGGGCATCAAGGGAACGATCGTCCCGGGTGGCTGGGACTGGCAGCTCGTCCGCGCGGATGGCTGCATCGACGTCAAGGCCGACTATATGCTCAGGACGGATGACGGCGTGATCATCAATGTCGTCAACACCGGTGCGCTCTGCCCGCCGAAGGCAGGCGAGGCACCCGTTCCCGCGCGCACATCGCCCCGCTTCGAGGCGCCGCTGGGCAAATATGCGTGGCTCAACCGGACCGCCTTCATCGGAACGCTGGAGAGAGCGACCGGGCCGAAGGGCGAGCCGGCGGTCCGGATCCGCTTCTACAAGGCGATCTGA
- a CDS encoding FadR/GntR family transcriptional regulator: MSVAERIYTASTREDESPSRLAEQLARQIEDDIAWQRLTAGEALGSLRDLSDRYSVGRAVIREAVGLLERRGLGSLRPGPCGGFIVKKPLAQSIGEEIADYFRTADITLAHLLDAREAVDQMIARLAALARPPLPRLVRLEAAVRTPGLGGHLALRNELARLTGEPVVMLLIKCLNSLTLDFAMDGAAPGDQPRIAIAAMREALASGDTEMAVQEADRLHEELTRYLHPQKASQDIRPIESARLADERTLAVSVARKLAVEIARSGTTGQRLGSEWDLCERFSVSRLTLRQAIRILQDSGLVECRRGRGNGLVVRNRRGTGTIRLMLAYLIGQQMDVRAAGTILFQLNCFMPALAVSRADREQRRALERLISRLEESDTLERYDLLSLVHCVSQLAQSPIIDLFSRCLAAYEARFHPSLAERLPVGLQASYFRLVRQLLNGTSADGHTELEWAKARSAHVMLEMSRSRPI, translated from the coding sequence ATGAGCGTCGCTGAACGCATCTACACTGCCTCGACCCGGGAAGATGAGAGCCCGTCTCGGCTGGCCGAACAACTCGCCCGACAGATCGAGGATGACATCGCCTGGCAGCGGCTGACGGCCGGCGAGGCGCTGGGATCCCTGCGGGACCTTTCGGATCGCTATTCGGTGGGCCGCGCGGTGATCCGGGAAGCCGTCGGGCTGCTGGAACGCCGGGGCCTTGGCAGCCTGCGTCCGGGCCCCTGCGGTGGCTTCATCGTCAAGAAGCCGCTGGCACAATCGATCGGCGAGGAGATCGCGGATTATTTCCGCACGGCCGACATCACGCTTGCCCATCTTCTCGACGCGCGGGAAGCGGTGGACCAGATGATCGCGAGGCTGGCAGCGCTGGCGCGGCCGCCCCTGCCCAGGCTCGTGCGCCTGGAGGCGGCAGTTCGCACGCCCGGTCTCGGCGGCCATCTGGCGCTCCGCAACGAGCTTGCGCGACTGACGGGCGAGCCCGTGGTGATGCTGCTCATCAAATGCCTCAACAGTCTCACGCTCGACTTCGCCATGGACGGGGCGGCGCCCGGCGACCAGCCGCGAATCGCGATCGCGGCGATGCGCGAGGCGCTTGCGAGCGGCGACACCGAGATGGCCGTTCAGGAAGCAGACCGGCTGCATGAAGAACTGACGCGCTATCTGCATCCCCAGAAGGCGTCACAGGATATCCGCCCCATCGAGAGTGCCCGTCTTGCGGACGAACGCACCCTCGCCGTCTCGGTCGCGCGCAAGCTCGCGGTGGAGATCGCGCGCAGCGGCACGACCGGCCAGCGGCTGGGCTCGGAATGGGACCTGTGCGAGCGCTTCAGCGTCAGCCGCCTCACGCTACGTCAGGCCATCCGCATATTGCAGGACAGCGGTCTCGTCGAATGCCGCAGGGGTCGCGGCAATGGCCTCGTCGTGCGCAACCGTCGCGGCACCGGGACGATCCGGCTGATGCTGGCCTATCTCATCGGCCAGCAGATGGACGTGAGAGCCGCCGGCACGATCCTGTTCCAGCTCAACTGCTTCATGCCCGCGCTGGCTGTGAGCCGCGCGGACCGCGAACAGCGTCGCGCGCTGGAACGGCTGATCTCCAGGCTGGAGGAAAGCGACACGCTCGAGCGTTATGATCTGCTCAGCCTCGTCCATTGCGTGTCCCAGCTGGCGCAGAGCCCGATCATCGATCTCTTTTCGCGCTGTCTCGCGGCTTATGAGGCGCGTTTCCATCCCTCCCTGGCCGAGCGCCTTCCTGTCGGCCTCCAGGCAAGCTATTTCCGCCTCGTCCGGCAGTTGCTGAACGGAACCTCCGCCGATGGCCATACGGAGCTCGAATGGGCGAAAGCGCGATCGGCGCATGTCATGCTCGAGATGAGCCGCAGCCGTCCGATCTGA
- a CDS encoding spinster family MFS transporter, translated as MATASSEHPLLSRRYKRWLVFVLLLVSIFNFADRAILAVLAQPIKEELHLTDTDLGILQGLGFAILYSVLGVPLGLLAERVNRKRLIAACVAVWSIMTALCGFATSFTTLLLGRIGVGIGEAGVQPPTSSMLADHFRPSRRGSVLAIVTLGSPIGFLVGQAAGGWIASNWGWRTAFVALGVPGVLVALLVLLTLREPPRGLAEGSVTTEPAPSLMAVVRYLVSKPTYLHLLAGTTVAGFTFNAVANFVLPFYLRGFDISLATLGAIFGMVAFTSNGLGMLAGGFGFDWLSRRDKRWALWGPAAALVLCAPLYFGAFASTRLGVSLAFVWLANFVLITYFAPTMATMQNLVGPRMRATSSALTALVGGLLGAGLGPTVLGIASDFFAVRAFAQGDFLARCPGGRAAQGAAPGLDQLCQAASMQGLRYALIAMLAVFFWAALHYVLAARSLRKDLYVPELRPGVEDRSPR; from the coding sequence ATGGCGACGGCATCCAGCGAACATCCCCTGTTGTCCCGGCGTTACAAGCGCTGGCTGGTCTTCGTCCTGCTGCTCGTCAGCATCTTCAACTTCGCGGATCGGGCGATCCTCGCGGTGCTCGCGCAGCCCATCAAGGAGGAGCTGCATCTCACCGACACGGATCTTGGCATCCTGCAGGGGCTGGGCTTCGCGATCCTCTATTCCGTGCTCGGCGTGCCGCTCGGGCTGCTGGCCGAGCGCGTGAACCGCAAGCGGCTCATCGCGGCCTGCGTCGCGGTCTGGTCGATCATGACTGCGCTCTGCGGCTTCGCGACCAGCTTCACGACGCTGCTCCTCGGGCGCATCGGCGTGGGCATCGGCGAGGCGGGCGTCCAACCGCCGACATCCTCGATGCTTGCCGATCACTTCAGGCCGTCGCGGCGCGGCTCTGTGCTGGCGATCGTCACGCTGGGCTCGCCCATCGGCTTTCTGGTCGGGCAGGCGGCAGGCGGTTGGATCGCGAGCAACTGGGGCTGGCGCACCGCGTTCGTCGCACTGGGCGTGCCTGGCGTACTGGTCGCCTTGCTCGTCCTGCTGACGCTGCGGGAGCCGCCGCGCGGGCTGGCGGAGGGCTCGGTTACCACGGAGCCGGCACCCAGCCTCATGGCCGTGGTCCGCTATCTCGTCTCGAAGCCGACCTATCTTCACCTGCTGGCCGGCACGACGGTGGCAGGCTTCACGTTCAACGCCGTCGCCAACTTCGTCCTGCCCTTCTACCTACGCGGTTTCGACATCTCCCTCGCGACGCTGGGCGCCATCTTCGGCATGGTCGCTTTCACGTCCAACGGCCTGGGGATGCTGGCCGGCGGCTTCGGCTTCGACTGGCTGTCGCGCCGGGACAAGCGCTGGGCGCTCTGGGGGCCGGCAGCCGCGCTCGTCCTGTGCGCGCCCTTGTACTTCGGCGCATTCGCCAGCACGCGGCTCGGGGTCTCGCTCGCCTTCGTCTGGCTCGCCAATTTCGTCCTCATCACTTATTTCGCCCCGACGATGGCAACCATGCAGAATCTGGTCGGTCCGCGCATGCGCGCCACCAGCTCCGCGCTGACGGCGCTGGTGGGCGGATTGCTGGGCGCCGGCCTCGGCCCGACCGTGCTGGGCATCGCCAGCGACTTCTTCGCGGTCCGGGCCTTCGCGCAGGGAGATTTCCTCGCGCGCTGCCCCGGCGGCCGGGCCGCGCAAGGCGCCGCGCCCGGGCTCGACCAGCTCTGCCAGGCCGCCTCCATGCAGGGCCTGCGCTATGCGCTCATCGCCATGCTCGCGGTTTTCTTCTGGGCAGCGCTTCATTATGTGCTGGCGGCCCGCTCGCTGAGGAAGGATCTCTACGTCCCCGAGCTGCGCCCCGGCGTCGAGGACCGATCCCCCCGCTGA
- a CDS encoding alpha/beta hydrolase, with protein sequence MADKRATIVIVHGAWVGGWRWRGVADILIDRGHHVFTPTLTGLGEREHLNSPAVNLSMHARDIANVIKYERLENILLVGHSYGGMPVSVATELVPEGVIQSIMYMDAFYPEDGESLNDLVPGEPHLPTEEGDYLVPPPRADLVGFNTHMDAAARAAYEERRTPQSVYCYSEKARLTDARDRIPQKTYVLATGYKNDTFRPMAEKLRARPGWRVEEMPYTHDLQHVAMKESADMIESAIP encoded by the coding sequence ATGGCAGACAAGCGCGCAACGATCGTCATCGTCCATGGAGCCTGGGTCGGCGGCTGGCGCTGGCGAGGCGTGGCGGACATCCTGATCGATCGCGGCCATCACGTCTTCACGCCGACGCTGACCGGCCTTGGCGAGCGCGAGCACCTGAACAGCCCGGCCGTGAATCTCTCGATGCATGCGCGGGACATCGCCAACGTCATCAAATATGAGCGGCTCGAGAATATCCTGCTCGTCGGCCATTCCTATGGCGGCATGCCGGTGTCCGTGGCGACCGAACTCGTGCCGGAAGGCGTCATCCAGTCGATCATGTACATGGATGCCTTCTATCCCGAGGACGGCGAAAGCCTGAACGACCTTGTCCCGGGCGAGCCGCATCTGCCGACCGAGGAAGGCGACTATCTCGTCCCGCCGCCCCGCGCGGACCTGGTCGGCTTCAACACGCACATGGATGCCGCGGCGCGTGCCGCTTATGAGGAGCGGCGGACGCCGCAGTCCGTCTATTGCTACAGCGAGAAGGCGCGGCTGACCGACGCGCGCGACCGCATTCCCCAGAAGACCTACGTCCTCGCCACCGGCTACAAGAACGACACGTTCCGCCCGATGGCCGAAAAGCTCCGCGCGCGGCCGGGCTGGCGCGTGGAGGAGATGCCCTACACGCACGATCTCCAGCATGTCGCCATGAAGGAAAGCGCGGACATGATCGAGTCGGCCATTCCCTGA
- a CDS encoding LLM class flavin-dependent oxidoreductase — translation MQVFVFDWLAYGESVDKFRVNGEMPRLGRAHFDPNVAVRTYENHLDAWVELEKHGFDGVAINEHHGTPFGMGNSPNLIAASIAQRTERLKILIYANLLPIHEPLRLAEEFAMLDCLSNGRIIAGVARGAPREYRIFNVPMSESRERFEEAFEVMRRAWTQDSFSFEGKHYNYKDVSIWPRPVQQPHPPIWVPLTGSRETIEWAAANDAAITPGVFPGPMREDTIRHFARCQAKHGRKVTPDRINIMVECYVADSKEQAIEEYGPYLMYLFNTLLRYDQVYQKDVKKQGYYSSNAFEHLRNGAEGTLAQDDTVFNEWTMDTVRAAAEHMPIGTADEIVERIIAECNEAGANNVLLVCNRGHMPQEMFLNQIRRIGAEVLPRLQAHQVTMVPYAEEIAAE, via the coding sequence GTGCAAGTATTTGTCTTTGACTGGCTTGCTTATGGCGAGAGTGTCGACAAGTTCCGTGTAAACGGAGAGATGCCGCGTCTCGGGAGGGCTCATTTCGATCCCAATGTCGCGGTGAGAACTTACGAAAATCATCTCGATGCCTGGGTTGAGCTGGAGAAGCACGGCTTTGATGGCGTCGCCATCAACGAGCATCACGGGACGCCCTTCGGCATGGGCAATTCGCCCAATCTCATCGCGGCCTCGATTGCGCAGCGCACCGAGCGGCTCAAGATCCTCATCTACGCCAACCTGCTGCCGATCCATGAGCCGCTCCGGCTTGCCGAGGAGTTCGCGATGCTGGATTGCCTGTCGAACGGCCGGATCATCGCCGGCGTGGCGCGCGGGGCGCCGCGCGAATACCGCATCTTCAACGTGCCGATGAGCGAATCGCGCGAGCGTTTCGAGGAAGCGTTCGAAGTGATGCGGCGTGCCTGGACCCAGGACAGCTTCTCCTTCGAGGGCAAGCATTACAATTACAAGGACGTCTCGATCTGGCCGCGTCCGGTGCAGCAGCCGCACCCGCCGATCTGGGTGCCGCTCACCGGCTCGCGCGAGACGATCGAGTGGGCGGCGGCAAACGACGCGGCGATCACCCCCGGCGTGTTCCCGGGGCCCATGCGCGAGGATACCATCCGCCATTTCGCGCGCTGCCAGGCGAAGCACGGCCGGAAGGTCACGCCCGACCGGATCAACATCATGGTCGAATGCTATGTGGCCGATTCCAAGGAACAGGCCATCGAGGAATATGGGCCTTATCTCATGTACCTGTTCAACACGCTGCTGCGCTACGATCAGGTCTACCAGAAGGATGTGAAGAAGCAGGGCTATTACAGCTCGAATGCGTTCGAACATCTGCGCAACGGCGCGGAAGGCACGCTTGCCCAGGACGACACCGTGTTCAACGAGTGGACGATGGACACGGTCCGCGCGGCGGCCGAGCACATGCCGATCGGCACGGCCGACGAGATCGTCGAGCGCATCATCGCCGAATGCAACGAGGCGGGGGCGAACAACGTCCTGCTCGTGTGCAATCGCGGGCACATGCCGCAGGAGATGTTCCTCAACCAGATCCGGCGGATCGGAGCCGAAGTGCTTCCGCGCCTTCAGGCCCATCAGGTCACGATGGTGCCCTATGCCGAGGAAATCGCGGCGGAATGA
- a CDS encoding CmcJ/NvfI family oxidoreductase, with translation MVSAVTDETRQQAYIDTFVRYSDRTADGGYIEANGQYSFGMEDHDARVRNARLVETSFETHGFTLVPHATDVNFADPEDVKARYYPQISALVRDLTGADEVIAFLGILRGGETDRGGGPALSAHVDFNEAALRDWVARLMPDRAAELAGKRLVNINVWRGVKPVQNSPLAVCDARSVEKKDFMLVRLGKSDEPVTQSTPGGLNMAYNPRHEWYYYPDMQPDEALVFRLFDTADPDWKMSGHTAIVDPTSAPGAPKRESFEARTIAIFDR, from the coding sequence ATGGTGAGTGCGGTAACCGACGAGACCCGGCAACAGGCGTACATAGACACGTTCGTCCGATATTCCGACCGGACAGCGGACGGCGGCTATATCGAGGCCAACGGGCAATATTCCTTCGGGATGGAGGACCATGATGCCCGGGTGCGCAATGCACGGCTGGTCGAGACCTCCTTCGAGACGCATGGCTTCACGCTGGTTCCCCACGCCACGGACGTGAACTTCGCCGATCCGGAGGACGTGAAGGCCCGCTATTATCCCCAGATCAGCGCGCTCGTGCGCGACCTGACCGGTGCCGACGAAGTGATCGCTTTCCTCGGCATCCTGCGTGGCGGCGAGACCGATCGCGGCGGCGGGCCGGCGCTCAGCGCACATGTCGATTTCAACGAGGCCGCGCTGCGCGACTGGGTCGCCCGCCTGATGCCCGACCGCGCCGCCGAACTGGCGGGCAAGCGCCTAGTCAACATCAATGTGTGGCGCGGGGTCAAGCCGGTCCAGAACAGTCCGCTGGCGGTCTGCGATGCCCGCAGCGTCGAGAAGAAGGATTTCATGCTCGTCCGGCTGGGCAAGAGCGACGAGCCCGTCACCCAGAGCACGCCCGGCGGCCTGAACATGGCCTACAACCCGCGGCACGAGTGGTATTATTATCCAGACATGCAGCCCGATGAGGCGCTGGTCTTCCGCCTGTTCGACACGGCCGACCCGGACTGGAAGATGTCGGGCCACACGGCCATCGTCGACCCGACCTCGGCGCCGGGCGCGCCGAAGCGGGAGAGCTTCGAGGCTCGCACCATCGCCATCTTCGACCGGTGA